ATTGTATCTGCATTGTCCTGAGCATAAATGCAGCCCACAAGCATTCCCAAAAACAGCATTACCCCTATTAATCCAACACCCCACCTGCCCTCCATTTGGGttgcaagaaaagaaatatcttTTCCAAGAATTCCCAACAGAGAAGACAAAGAAAAGCCTTCCTTGAATGTAAAAAGCTTTCTTCAAGAAGTACAACCACCCATACGGGTAAGAATGGTTCTCCAGCACAAGCTTCCTCTTTTTCAGCTTCTTGCAATAAGGAGGTACAATCCTTTCTTGAAGAAGTACAACCACACCACTACTGCCCTTCCAGCAGAAGCTTCCCCTTTTTCAGGTTCCAAGAGAAGAAACTAAGTGCAGCAGAGGCAAAAGAACCCTCAAGGCAAGAAACCCTCTCCCACTAACTACACTCAGCTGTAAAGACAAACTCCATAACCCCATTAACTTAACTCTccatttcttgaatattttacttaatagTTTACACAAGAAAGTGTAGGCACTAAGACCTTTGTTTTTTGGTAATAAAGAAATCttcttgctctctctctctctctctctctctctcttccctttttctattatgtaattgtttatGGCCTTCGTTAATACAGTATAGAgacacatgtatatatataagcaagCAAGAAAGAAGTGATCCTGAAACTTTCTCGGGAGGTGTGCATATGAACGTTTTGTTTATACTAGAGAGAAAGTAAACAAGAGTATCAACGGGTGGGTTGAAAAGGGGTTGGGTTGGGTGGTTAAAAATTGGAACTTTTCATCTTGGTTTTATTCATCTTTTGACTGTTGTATTGGTGGATTTACTCTGTCCGTTTGCCTGGTGGGAGACACATGATTGTAAAGAAAATTACCCAAATGTATAACTATGGGTTGGCCAAGAACAAGAAGAGAGAATTTTCCAACATTTGAAGTGCATGCTCCCAAACTCTAACATCTCTGGATTCTTTTAACAAATACTCATTAATTCGTACAAAAGTGGTGATTGCATTAAAATGAGACAGTTTCAAGAAATTTACAGCATTGAAGTGGTGGGagagaatgaagaaaaagagaaaaagggaaaggGGCCACAAAGAAGATGAATTCTTGAAGAAGTAAATGATGAGTTTGGCCTTTGTAGGGTGGGGACGGTGTGTAGGCTATTGCACTTGCACTTGCACCCCCAACGTTcgaattcttttttgtttttattgttgGGGATAAATTGGCACTTCACCGAAAAGTTGCTCCTTGTGACTTGTGTACATCTCCTCACTTGCCTATACCCCGTGACCATCCCACACATAATTCATAAGTCTATacttatttattctttttattattattattattattttcttcgcGTTTTACCACCAATAATCTTATTGTTAGAAGGaaaccaaagaaaaagaaattcaaataagtataaatttcaaaccacatttatcataaaaaattcattttaggaTCAAATCTACTTATCATTGAACCAATAATTCGTTGGTGTATACCTTCTTATATGTATACATGTAATATATGTTGTGcatgtatgaatatatatatggggttGTTGAAACcttaaagtatatatatatatatataggagaaTAGTGAAGAGAGGGTATTGAGTATTGAGTAATGGATTGGTACCTGTAAAGGTATAGTGGGGATGTGATGAGCATGAAGAAATGATAGTTAGAGCAGAGCATATTGGGGCAATTAAAGCTGTTTGACCTAAAATCGCACCGTCCTTCCCTCATTTACTCCCCACTCAAATCAAAATGggcatatatacatacataacaGGACAAGCTGCTGTTGCTGAATCTGAATCCAACTATTATACCAACACGCAATCAACTCTCTAttcacttaattattattgttattaataaatCGTAAAGTGCGGAAGCTTTGAGTTTAAATATTGAGAATTGACAGCCAATCATAAATACTCGTGTCTGTATGTAGTAATTACTTCATCAGTATACCCAAATACCAAGTATTTTGTCCTACTTTTACTCATGAATGTGTACATAATACTTGAATTGATTTGTCCGTGATCAAATTAACGATTTCTTGATAATTTGGTAGATATTCATAGTTTTGAAAGTTGTAAATTACATCTGATCAGAACTCTGAAATTAAATACGTTTGGACGAAAACAATACTAAAATGAGCGTTTTTAtatcgtaatttttttgaaagaaaaaaaaaaggggaggGTTTGTAATGATTTGATGTTCCATGCCTCCCTACAGTGACATGAGAAGGTGTTGATTATGATGATGAAATTCAATCAAGAATCAACTCCGGACCGAAAGCCGATTGATctttgatgagagagaaaaggagagagagacGTTGGATGTCTTTGGGTTTAGGGTGCGGGATTAAAGGGGAGAACCTCATTCATTCTCACTCATAATCATCAACTTCACTTTTctgctatttttcttttctttagtaAAGGCAAAGCAGTAAGCACattgcaattttccctttttctttctgtgaTGATTGAGGccactattttttatttagtggGCCTATGGACTTAGGCCCATTATGGTAAACAATTTGGATGGcccataaatataaattgggCCCTGAGAAGTTAACCGCCTTATCTCTTTGATTCGAAAGAACAAACAAACCAAACACAGCTCACAACAGTCATAGATAGAAGGAAAGGAAAGTGAAGATTGGATGTAATGGCATTATCACTGTCTTCATCAATTCTTCCCTTCTCTAAGTTCAGTTTGAACCCTCAGTCTAGTAGAAAAAGTAGGAAGCGCAATGCATTCCACATGGCTGTTCGCTCGAGCCTCCCCGACGACTCCACTCTCCTCCTTCAAGCGGCCAGATACACTGTAATTTCTCTTGCTTTACCCAGTCTTTAACGTTCTcgattcaagaaaatgatgatattAGTTGTAAATTTGTCTTTGAGAATTAAGATTTAGACtgttgtatttaatttttattttctcttgcCCAAGCTTTCGGGGTTCGAAAATCACGATTCAAGAATAATGATTTTAGTTTGCTTTTGAATTTGACAATCAAGATTTAAGGCATGTGTgtttaacttttactttttctttaccCAATCTTTCCGTGCGCATAATTCGAGATTGAAGAATGATGGCaatggattttattttactatttctgACCAATCTTTTAATGTTCAACAAGGAATATGACTCAAGAACGATGAAGTTAATTTTACTACTTTGTGCTGGATGATGGAGACgtggtttttgttttaaaaggTGGATTCATTTGTTGAGAGTGGAATGGTGATAGGGCTGGGGTCTGGTCGTGCTTCTGGTTTCGCTATACAATATTTGGGGCGGCAACTTCGTTCAGGAGCCATTACAGATATTATTGGCATTCCTACGTAAGTGGAACTACTGGATTTTCAGGGACAATTGTCATgctaatattattgaaatttactTCCATTCCTACGTAAGTCCTTCTCACCTACTTCTGATTGGAGTTTGCATAGAGGGGGACGTCGCTTGCATGAACGGGAAGTAACGGGAAACTGATGTTAGTAGTGACTGCACCTGCAACCATAATTTTCTGAGCTTTGgttatcatatttttctgtaCCTGGATAAGTCACGCCTTTTCATCTTCTCTGAATTAAATGAGTGTCTGGATATGTGTGaaatagttaaatatttttaaagaacaTAGTTATATTATGTTCTGGCCACTACCCTTCATTTAACAATGTAAACTCAGCATTATATTAGACCGCCAAAGCCAATATGGGGTGGAAGAACTTGTTTGTGTGCATTTTGAAGCTGTTTTTTGGAGGGCATATAGAAGGAAGTCGTTCAAGCGGTTCATAGTGTCCATATGCTgtattggatgaaaatattagaAGTAAACAGTAAAGTTTATATACCGatcatcaaattttacaaGATTATGGAAGTTAAAGAGGTAATGGAGAATGTATTTTGTACTGCAGTATGTAATGGTCTTTGCCGTGAAAAAAACAATTCACTGGTCATGTAAACTTTATTCCATGACAGCATCCAAAAACTGGTTTTAAGttgtaaataaaaacttttgaCGACTAAGCTCTTTCATCTTTGAGCACTGTTTTTACGTATGCCAAACTCAATGTGTTTTGTATACTTTCTATTACTTACAATACTCGTTTCATTCTTCCATTAGGAGTGACCAGCGAAACTGTGATGCAGATCTGTTGATAGTGCAAGTGAAGCAGCAAAGGCAGGTGTCCCTTTGGATCAGTACAGAGACAGTTCTAAAGTGAGCAAGTGTGTGTGGTTACATACTTTTACATGGTCAAACTGTTTCTGGGATGCATGAATGGACATGTGATCTTTCAACATGTATCTGGACATGTGATAGTTGACTGCTTGCCTTTATTCATGTTATAGTAATATTTCTAGAAATGCAAAGAGATCTAGTGGGTGTTGCAGGAATCTGCTTGAATGGTAAGTGACAGGATTCCTTACCTTGCTCTCTAGATTGATTTGGCATTTGATGATGCTGATGTTATAGAAGAAGAGTCACTTGCAGCGGTCATTGGGCGTCAGAAGATGCAGGGTGGTGAGtcaataattcaagaaaaggtCAGTCAGAAAattcatctttattttcatgcccaaaatgacattttaggggttagaaaagagaaaatactcTACTAATTGTCGTATCTGTTAGACTGTTACAATCTTAATACACCTTTCATTGAAATCATCTTCAAGTGTTCATGAATTATGTCATATCTGTTCAGTAAGATTGTTTGTTATAAACAAGTACAGCTTTATCTGTGAATATCATTTTAAGTGCTCATGGGTCACGGTTTTGATATGCCAACGTGGTTAAGATCATATTTGAGCATGAATTCCTTTTCACATTGCAATTTCTTGTTCAGATACTCTGGTTAATTCTGCTTTACAGACCATACTGAGAGCAGCTGGGAAGCTGATCCTCATTGCTACAGCAAAGCAATATCAAGGTGTTATAGATGGATCAATTCCAGTTCTAATTAAATCTGTAAGGTCAAATACAAGTTATTGATTAGTCTTTTTACTTTGATAAACATCTCTATTGAAGCTTACACTCTGGAATTATATTTCAGATCAACTGGTTGGAAACTGCTGAAGAAATAGACGACCTGTTTCTTGGGGATGCAGAGGTACTCCATATATTAGAGTTCTCCAATATTGTCAGTCTAGAACAGACCTGTAGGGATGGATTTAATAGGTTGAATAGATCTATGACCCAGGTAGCATTCGGAAACTTGGGCCATGCAGTAGAACTTTGTAACACAAGTTTGGATAAAACTTTTGCATGGTGAGTATCGTATTAATTTACCTGAAATTGTGGATAAAGGACTATCAACTAacaattttctgaatttatcTATAGATCTTAAATTTGAGAGTGTCACAATGTGTCAAACTGTGTTTTAGTGATGAATAGAAAGGAATATCTGACAATTAATGTACAAGATGACTGGTTAAGATGGAAAGAATGTCCCTTCTAAatctttctttatcttttacaATTCTATCAANNNNNNNNNNNNNNNNNNNNNNNNNNNNNNNGGTATGCGGGTCCATTAGGAGGTGACTTTCCGCTTGTCACTAAAGAGGGGCATAACGTTCTTGATGTAATCTTTACATCTCCGATTCAAAATCTTGGTACTATACTGCACCCTAATATTTAATCTCCCATGTTGCTTGACCTGTTTTCACAATTTCGTTTGTGgaattgtttgattttgtgcAGCTGAAGTGGCTGATTGTCTTGATCAAGTGGTTGGCGTAGTTGAGCATGGTGTCATCTCCAGAATCCCGTCAGTGCCTTATAcctccctttttcttttcttatagACATGCCCATTTCTGGTGGTGTTTCTCTTGATGGTTGCTTATTCATGTCTTTGCTATATTCATCTTTTCGACAAACACTATCTGATTTCGATAGTATTAGTACCAAGTTACTACTTGGGTGAGTGAAAGATTGCgaacaatttgatttcataagtTTATTTGGGTGTTCCACTAGGAGGTTGACCATTTTTCTTGGCGTCTAGGTAGTGGACAGAAAAGTATGACATGAAGACAGTGGGAAaatgctatatatatgttcttcaaaagttaaaaacaCTTGGATGCGTGGAAAGTGCTCATGTTGTCTCCCATTTTTCTatcattgttttgttttatttgggtGAGGCCAAGACTTTTGAGTACACATCCTAATGAAATAATTGTTCAGCTTGGATGAACATCTGTTCATTTGAGGTTTGAGAAAATTGACATCAAAGTTAATATCTCTCCGGCTGCACGCAGATGCACTGCAGTTATAGCGACAGAAGATGGACTGCGCATTGTTGATAATTCCGTTAAGATTGAAGGAAGCAGGGCTTAATTGCAGGACCTTTTTGTATATTCAGGTTActaggtgtatatatatgccaAATACAACtgaatatatatcttataaccGGAGCCAGTTGAGTTTTTGTTCTACTTctagtttagaaaatattaagggCTTGCCATTGCCAACTTGATTcgaatattataaaagattggTCATTACTTTATTATGAGAATAATTTGATGGCCTTGTGTCTTTTTCTTTGTGGCATATGGAGCAATCTGACAGCTTGAAGGATTGGTATTTTGAAGGTTGCGATCTGGGGATGATAAGTTTGGTAACCCACTAAACCCCAGTTGGTGGATCACCATGAAGTGGTTAGGCCTGTTTGATTGTCAAACTTTGTGACTCTGGGAATTTGTAGTCAGCAGGCCATACTTGACTGGAGACTATGTTGTAATTGTTTTCACATGTAAAACGGGTGCACAGTGCACCTCCTTGAAcctatttatttcaattttcacatATTGAAATCAGGCTTCGACTTcctatttcaatttcaatattgatggcttatcaatattttattagtgtACGAAGATCtctagtaataaaaaaatgagttaaaaaatttcatgcaTGTGGAAGGCAACATTTTACTTGTTGTTTTATGGACATCGGAACcgaacaataatataaaaatgagattttttttattaaaaataataataacaataacatgaaaatgaaaataataatcagGTGGAAGCGTTGGCATTCCAATGCTGACTTAGTGCACGACTTTGAGCGCATGTGACTTCAACGTCCTTTCCGCCGAAaaacaaaatgcatttatgtaataatgataattactcttaacaaataaataatattagtctCCTCAGCAACAATTCCGACCCTACAGAATCTGGAAGTATGCGGGCATAGGAAACTCATCTTCATTAGTCATTTCCAATGGGCTCTAACATAACATGGTCCACTTCCTCAATTACTTggctattttatatttattatttacaacaGAAAAAATGTTGTTGTATTCATCctaaaatgaatatttcatcattttctaaataaaaaaaaaagaagaaaaaaggaattattattttgttaatgtttaacaaaattaattcttggatgATTCTAATatacctaaattttttaatcttaacaCATATCATATTAATCCATATGACCCgcctatttgttttttttctttaaaagaataagTCAACTATTAGTacattaaaatagaaaaagagagTGGGTGAATGGTAATGGGATCATTAGCGATTCTCTGTACTTTCAAGGAAGCCCCAGCATTTAATATGAGAGAGGGAGCAATAAATGAGTTGGGGTTCTGTTTATAGCTCTCTTTAATATgacattaaattatatatatatatgtgtgtttactttttattcacatataataaaaatcttgTGATGCATCaatgtgaaatataatatgcaGTTGTAGACCAATTCCCAGATCAAATAGTTACTCTTCAATCTTGACGGGCTTCACTAATTTTAGACATATTCATCCATAAATTGCTACAGATATACAACTTCCTCCTATATAATACCCTCCGCATTTGCCTCTCCAAAACTACCTCTTtgcttttccatttttcttgtaAAGATAATTGGTCACCAGCCATGGAGGTTTTGGCTGTTatcctttctcttcttcttgttgctctctctcttgttttcATCTCCCGACGCCGCAACAACGCCGGTGCTAAGCTTCCTCCGGGGAGTTTCGGCTGGCCGATCTTGGGGGAGTCGGTCGAGTTCTTGTTCGGGAAGCCGGAGAAGTTCGTGGGCGACAGGATGAAGAAGTACTCCCCCGATATCTTCAAGACCAAGATCCTTGGGGAGAAGACTGCCGTCATTTGTGGTCCGAATGGACACAAATTCCTCTTCTCCAATGAGCACAAGTACTTCACCGCATTCCGCCCCCACCCTATGCAACACCTCTTCCGTTCTTACAAAGACAAGGCGGCGCCGCCGCCACCACCTGAAACCCAACGCCTCGACGAGACAAAAACAATCCGGCAACCCGGGTTCTTAAAGCCCGAAGCCCTCATGCGGTACTTGGCAAAAATGGATATTGTCACGCAACAACAACTGAAGACTCACTGCGAAGGAAAGAACGTGGTGGAAGCTTACCCTCTAGCCAAAACTATTACCCTCACTCTTGCCTGCCAGTTTTTCCTGGGGATCAATAATCCGGAGAGGATAGCCAGGCTTGTAAAATACTTCGATGATGTTACCGTGGGTATGCACTGCCTCATGATTAATGTTCCTGGGACTATCTTTTACCGCGCAAATAAGGCGGCGGCAGCCATTAGGAAGGAATTGATAACTGTAATCAAGGAGAAGAAACAGGCCATGGCATCTGGAGGCCCGATGCTGGATATTTTGTCGCATATGATCGTTGCTACTGACCCGAGTGGCAAATCCATGCCCGAAGCCGAGATTGCTGATAAAATCATGGGTTTGCTAACTGCTGGGTATAGCACTGTTGCTACCACTATTACATTCTTGATGAAATATGTTGGCCTAAATCcagaaatatatgaaaaagtcCGAGCAGGTAATTTCCCCTTTGAAAATTTCTCTTTACAGACGTCTGATAGTAACTGAGTTTCTGATGGGCTGGTTTGTTTGTATATGCGTCGCGTGCAGAACAAATGGAGATTGCGGCATCGAAGAAGGCAGGGGAATTGCTAGAATGGGAAGATATGTCTAAAATGAAGTACTCTTGGAACGTGATATGTGAAACAATGAGACTGGTTCCACCTCTCCAGGGGACTTTCAGAGAAGTTTTGACAGAATTCAGTTATGCTGGTTACACAATTCCAAAGGGCTGGAAGGTATTACTCTCTCTTACAGAGAAACAACAGCTCGTTCATCACTTCCCACCTGCAGTTTTAACTGTTCCATTTCCAGtatttcattgaaaatatttaaaaagtagaaTTTTTCTTGGTGTGTTGTTTAGGTGTACTGGACAGTGAGCACCACGAACATGAACCCCCAGTATTTCAAGGACCCGGAAAAATTTAATCCATCAAGGTATGAGGAAAGCGAAGCACCTCCTCCATACACATCGGTTCCATTTGGAGGCGGGCCAAGAATGTGCCCCGGAAAAGAGTACGCCCGGCTAGCAATACTGGCTTTTGTTCACAATGTTGTCAAGGATTACAAATGGGAAGTGGTTGACCCGAATGAAAAGGTTGAAGGTGACATGATGCCGGAGCCCCAAAAGGGTCTCCCCGTCCGCCTATATCATCATTGAAATGAAACTCTCTTTTTcagtttgtaatattttttcagaaaGATTAGGAGTAGCCATCCAAACAAGAGAATAAAAATCTTCCACGCCTCCTGTCCtgtcattataattttctaatgtATCTTTATCCAGGATAATGTGTTTGTAATATGGTTTTTAATGCAatgatttattgttaaatGATATGACAGCATTAGACCGACAAGAGCAACTCAACTGTAGAGGTTGGGCCTATCAACCTATGTTTTTCCCCACCATCTCACACACTAGTCACTCCTCATCCTCACGGCAACactaccaccaccaccagcacTTTATCTGTATGTGTAAAGGACAAATGCACATTGCAATGAATAATTCTTATCAATTACCCTATATTTCTCAAGAATTTGGATAAAGTCCAATAAAACCATCTAAACATAATCCATGTGGAGGcttatgaataaaatgaaaggaTCAGACACTTGGAAGCCATTCCTCATAGTCTCAAGATCATCAAATAATTGAAAGTGCAATGAATGAAAGCCGTCTGTGATAATCTCAAGATTAACAATAAAAGATTATCAAACACTTGAAAGTGCAGCAATTAAGAACAGTCCATGATAATCTTAAGTTTAACAATGAAAGATTATCAAACACCTGAGCTAATGAGTTGAAGCAAGTGACAGGTCTTCCTCAGAAGCCTGGAACGATGGGGGGTTTCCCCCTTGTTGCGCCCCCGCGGGAAAAACAAAGGCCCAGATCCAAATAAAGGCTTGTACCCTCCCCCTTACTATATGCCTAAAAGATGCCTTTTGCCTTCGGCCTTTGCCGTTTGCCCGTTTTTCCTAATGAATCATGATTTTAGTTGTTCTCGAGCGCCTTTGGTCAACAATGAAAGATTATCAAAACACCTGAAAGCGCAATATTAAAAGCCAAAGTCGAAAGAACTTAAACTGATATTGTATGTAATACACTCGTTGATTTTCGAAAAATACTACTATGCCATCATATATAGTAGGGAAAATTGTGTAATGGATTGTGTTTGCTACTTAAATTTATCGCcatctcattttttaatattttaaattttatttcaatttaatcctTCAAGTTTATGATCAAAGTAAGAATTAACAAATAGTGTAAAGCAATCAAACAAACTATTTTAATTAGCATTTaaattcctaaaatttaagcaaaatatttatttttcagctattttctttctttttctcatgcaAGAAAAACGAATTGGGCCATGAGGTTGGATAGGGCCCAAAACAGTATGCTTCGTCATATAATGGGCCATTCCTTAAGTGGCAGCCCAAGTTCGCCAGCCTACTCAAACTTCGGATAACAAACGCGACTTTATTTGCGGAAACGTGTTGAAAGAACACCGACTTAAACGAATGTAAACCCCGTTTCTGTATTCTTCCCTATTCAAAAATCATCTGAATCTGTACCATACTGTGGGTTTGATTCGATTGCATTCTCATCTCCTTCGACTCAAGATCTGATCTTTTCCAGAAATTTTAAGTAAGATAAAGGAAGAAGAATTGAACATGGCCGGAGGACCTGACCCCTTATTCGGATTGAGGAACAACTTTTACTTGGGAGCGTATCAGGCCGCTATCAACAACAGCGAAATTCCAAATCTTTCCCCCGACGACGCCGTCGAGAGAGACTCCATCGTTTACCGCTCTTACATTGCTCTCGGCAGTTACCAGGTAGAATCGACTTTTCAGATCGGTTCAAGATCTACTTTGAGCTTGTTGATACTTAATCTAGAATATTTTCGtgatttaatttcaaatttgttgtttattaTGAGATCAAGTATATATGCTCGATGTACATCGTGAAGTTTCTTGATTATTGTCTGTTCTTTTTCCGGGTGCGCAGCTTGTGATAAATGAGATTGATTCATCTGCGGCAACGACACTTCAGGCTGTGAAATTGCTAGCTCTGTATCTGTCAGGCCCTGAAAACAAGGTGACTTGTCCTGTTCTCTCGTTCAAATTTAACTGacctttaattatttgatgatCTGCTAATAGTTCTGTTGCCGATTTACTTTTACTTTCTCAAATTCATCGGATGTGggtattaaatatgtatttgcattcttttatataatctGGAGATTTGAGTTTTGGATGTAGATCTGAAATTTCCAACACCTCACTGAAGATTTATGTAGTGATTTTATCCTTAGGAACATACAATTAGCAATtcagttaaaaaagaaaaaaattacagtccACTTTGGGTGGTCAGATAGTGGACAGGTTTACTTCTATAGGAGATGATGTTCACATTAACATGGTTTATTCAATCCCACACTTTAGGATATATGAGGAGGTGGCTTTTGTTTGTATTTGAGAAGGTAGAATTAAAGTATTGAGGTGGAATATGCGTTTCCATTCAGATACTAAAGTTGTTGAGCACATTAATTCCATTTAGCAAGTGTGTTAACTGggtatatagaaaaaattgatgggAGACATTAGAAGTAGAACTTCTGTGTTCTATTATACAACTGACGAGCCGAGATTAGAACATATCAAAATGGTTGTTTGAGCATGATGGACAAAAAGTGATGTGCATGTATTCAGATTCATCTAGAAAATTAATAGActttatatatgaatattaggAATGAAATAGCAAATGTTGGTTTCCAATCCTTTTTGTCAATGTCAAACTTGTTGAACATAACTTGTGTGGAAAGTGGTTTTACAAACAATGTGGAAGTAGTAAGCCTCTTGG
This genomic window from Sesamum indicum cultivar Zhongzhi No. 13 linkage group LG12, S_indicum_v1.0, whole genome shotgun sequence contains:
- the LOC105175833 gene encoding probable ribose-5-phosphate isomerase 4, chloroplastic isoform X2 produces the protein MALSLSSSILPFSKFSLNPQSSRKSRKRNAFHMAVRSSLPDDSTLLLQAARYTVDSFVESGMVIGLGSGRASGFAIQYLGRQLRSGAITDIIGIPTSVDSASEAAKAGVPLDQYRDSSKIDLAFDDADVIEEESLAAVIGRQKMQGGESIIQEKTILRAAGKLILIATAKQYQGVIDGSIPVLIKSINWLETAEEIDDLFLGDAEVLHILEFSNAGPLGGDFPLVTKEGHNVLDVIFTSPIQNLAEVADCLDQVVGVVEHGVISRIPCTAVIATEDGLRIVDNSVKIEGSRA
- the LOC105175833 gene encoding probable ribose-5-phosphate isomerase 4, chloroplastic isoform X1 codes for the protein MALSLSSSILPFSKFSLNPQSSRKSRKRNAFHMAVRSSLPDDSTLLLQAARYTVDSFVESGMVIGLGSGRASGFAIQYLGRQLRSGAITDIIGIPTSVDSASEAAKAGVPLDQYRDSSKIDLAFDDADVIEEESLAAVIGRQKMQGGESIIQEKTILRAAGKLILIATAKQYQGVIDGSIPVLIKSINWLETAEEIDDLFLGDAEVAFGNLGHAVELCNTSLDKTFAW
- the LOC105175834 gene encoding beta-amyrin 28-oxidase — translated: MEVLAVILSLLLVALSLVFISRRRNNAGAKLPPGSFGWPILGESVEFLFGKPEKFVGDRMKKYSPDIFKTKILGEKTAVICGPNGHKFLFSNEHKYFTAFRPHPMQHLFRSYKDKAAPPPPPETQRLDETKTIRQPGFLKPEALMRYLAKMDIVTQQQLKTHCEGKNVVEAYPLAKTITLTLACQFFLGINNPERIARLVKYFDDVTVGMHCLMINVPGTIFYRANKAAAAIRKELITVIKEKKQAMASGGPMLDILSHMIVATDPSGKSMPEAEIADKIMGLLTAGYSTVATTITFLMKYVGLNPEIYEKVRAEQMEIAASKKAGELLEWEDMSKMKYSWNVICETMRLVPPLQGTFREVLTEFSYAGYTIPKGWKVYWTVSTTNMNPQYFKDPEKFNPSRYEESEAPPPYTSVPFGGGPRMCPGKEYARLAILAFVHNVVKDYKWEVVDPNEKVEGDMMPEPQKGLPVRLYHH